A single Aminobacterium mobile DSM 12262 DNA region contains:
- the ruvC gene encoding crossover junction endodeoxyribonuclease RuvC, with the protein MKQNKSSPAVCLGVDPGLGRVGFAFILKEGHSFTAVEYGCIETPPRTDVSQRLEMIYDKLGERIRCCSPDFMSVESLFFGRNTTTAGNVWQARGIVLLLASQYQLPLYEPKPAQIKMAVCGSGSADKKQVQRMVQRLLNLKEKPKPDDTADALAIAITGFALHSYAQRTGVGDRLC; encoded by the coding sequence TTGAAGCAGAATAAGAGTTCACCTGCCGTTTGTCTGGGGGTAGATCCAGGACTAGGGCGAGTAGGATTTGCCTTTATCCTTAAAGAAGGGCATTCCTTTACTGCTGTAGAATATGGGTGTATAGAAACTCCGCCCCGAACAGATGTTTCGCAAAGGCTCGAAATGATATATGACAAACTTGGGGAGCGGATCCGTTGCTGCTCCCCTGATTTTATGTCAGTCGAAAGCTTGTTTTTTGGAAGAAATACCACCACGGCTGGGAATGTATGGCAAGCTCGAGGCATAGTCTTGTTGTTGGCATCTCAATATCAATTACCTCTCTATGAGCCCAAACCAGCGCAGATTAAGATGGCAGTATGCGGTTCGGGATCTGCAGATAAAAAACAGGTACAAAGGATGGTTCAACGATTATTGAACCTCAAAGAAAAACCAAAACCTGACGATACAGCAGACGCATTAGCAATTGCTATTACAGGTTTTGCGCTGCATTCTTATGCTCAAAGGACTGGGGTTGGTGATCGACTGTGCTAA
- the nikR gene encoding nickel-responsive transcriptional regulator NikR — protein MEKLVRFGVAVPESLLEEFDKWIQRSGIPNRSNALRQLIRQSISRNRWEEGEGKVSGTLTILYDHHSYDTSAELTQLQHDFGDIIVCSTHVHLDHSHCLEAIVLRGPAKKIRSFVTAISSIKGINSADAAITTTV, from the coding sequence GTGGAAAAGTTAGTTCGCTTTGGAGTGGCTGTACCAGAATCCCTTTTAGAGGAATTCGACAAGTGGATTCAGCGATCTGGAATTCCTAACCGCTCTAATGCCTTACGTCAGCTGATTCGTCAATCTATTTCAAGAAATAGATGGGAGGAAGGGGAAGGAAAAGTTTCTGGAACACTGACTATTTTATATGATCACCATTCTTATGACACATCAGCAGAGCTGACCCAGCTACAACATGACTTTGGAGATATTATCGTGTGCTCTACTCACGTACATCTCGATCATTCTCACTGTCTAGAGGCCATAGTGTTACGAGGTCCCGCGAAAAAAATCCGTAGTTTTGTAACTGCTATTTCTTCTATCAAAGGCATTAATAGCGCTGATGCAGCTATTACTACAACAGTTTAA
- a CDS encoding YebC/PmpR family DNA-binding transcriptional regulator, which translates to MSGHSKWANIKHRKAAQDAKRGNLFQKLVRAIIVAAKNGGGDPSMNIQLKTAIDRARAASVPNDNIDRAIKRGTGEIEGANYEEITYEGYGSNGIALMIEALTDNRNRTAADMRAILSRGGGSLGESGCVAWMFERKGIVEVKGENLDEEALLMACLDAGAEDMETQEDGYIIYTDSSAVNDVQEALKKAGYAVTRAETDMIPNSTIAIEAKEQAVKILRLMDNLEEHDDVQNVYANFDIPDELMAQIEAE; encoded by the coding sequence ATGTCTGGACATTCAAAGTGGGCTAATATAAAACACAGAAAAGCTGCTCAAGATGCTAAGAGAGGGAATTTGTTCCAAAAGTTAGTACGAGCCATTATCGTCGCTGCTAAAAATGGAGGGGGAGATCCCTCTATGAATATTCAGCTGAAAACGGCTATCGATAGAGCCCGTGCTGCGAGCGTTCCTAACGACAACATAGATAGAGCTATAAAACGCGGTACTGGAGAAATAGAGGGCGCTAACTATGAAGAAATTACATATGAGGGGTACGGCTCTAATGGTATAGCTCTTATGATAGAAGCTCTTACCGACAATAGAAATAGAACAGCTGCTGATATGAGAGCTATTTTATCCCGCGGCGGTGGTTCTCTTGGGGAATCAGGATGTGTAGCCTGGATGTTCGAGAGAAAAGGGATAGTAGAGGTAAAAGGGGAAAATCTTGACGAAGAAGCTCTATTAATGGCTTGCCTGGATGCTGGCGCGGAAGATATGGAAACCCAAGAAGATGGGTATATTATTTACACTGACTCCAGCGCTGTGAACGATGTTCAGGAAGCTCTAAAAAAAGCAGGGTATGCAGTTACTCGAGCTGAAACTGATATGATTCCCAATAGTACTATAGCTATAGAAGCAAAAGAACAGGCTGTAAAAATTCTGAGACTCATGGATAATCTGGAAGAACATGATGACGTCCAGAATGTATATGCCAATTTCGACATTCCGGATGAACTTATGGCACAAATTGAAGCAGAATAA
- the ruvB gene encoding Holliday junction branch migration DNA helicase RuvB has product MPFSEEERTSFYDLQQDETTDELTLRPSNLKDFVGQQKLKEKLSIYIQAALQRKEALDHILFYGPPGLGKTTLAGIIAREMGGQLRVTTGPALEKAGDLAAILSNLEPYDVLFIDEIHRLPASVEEILYPGMEDYNLHIIVGKGPLANNICLSLPPFTLVGATTRLGLLTSPLRARFGIVEQLTLYNENEIADIVERGAKVLGVSIEPEAALEIARRSRGTPRVAIRLLKRVRDVAEVRQSSFITNALAAAALNMLGLDSLGLDDGDRRILRVIVDLFDGGPVGLSTVAAALNEESQTIEDIYEPYLIQKGLIERTPRGRKATRNGYLYLGETPPDDKINQLKFYGEEEGN; this is encoded by the coding sequence GTGCCATTTTCAGAAGAAGAAAGAACGAGTTTTTATGATCTGCAACAAGATGAAACCACAGATGAATTGACTCTTCGTCCATCTAATTTGAAAGACTTTGTAGGCCAACAAAAACTCAAAGAAAAGTTATCCATTTACATACAAGCTGCGCTACAGCGGAAAGAAGCTCTGGACCATATCCTCTTTTACGGTCCCCCCGGGTTGGGTAAAACAACACTTGCAGGTATTATTGCTCGCGAAATGGGAGGACAACTTCGAGTTACAACCGGTCCTGCTTTGGAAAAAGCTGGGGATTTGGCTGCTATACTCTCTAATCTTGAGCCATATGACGTGCTTTTCATTGATGAAATCCATCGTCTGCCTGCAAGCGTGGAAGAGATATTATATCCAGGGATGGAGGACTATAACCTCCATATTATAGTGGGGAAAGGACCTCTTGCTAATAATATATGCCTTTCTCTTCCTCCGTTTACTCTGGTGGGAGCTACTACTCGATTAGGACTTCTTACGTCGCCTCTTCGAGCTCGTTTTGGTATTGTCGAACAACTCACTCTTTATAACGAAAACGAGATTGCCGATATAGTGGAGCGGGGAGCGAAGGTTTTGGGTGTCTCGATAGAGCCGGAAGCTGCTTTGGAGATCGCCCGGCGTTCCAGAGGCACACCTCGGGTTGCTATCAGGCTACTAAAGCGCGTAAGGGATGTGGCTGAAGTCCGACAATCATCTTTCATAACAAATGCGTTGGCTGCTGCCGCCTTAAATATGCTCGGCCTCGATTCCCTTGGTCTTGATGACGGAGACCGGCGGATCCTCAGAGTCATTGTGGACCTTTTTGATGGAGGGCCAGTAGGGCTCTCTACCGTGGCTGCTGCACTAAATGAGGAGAGCCAAACCATCGAAGATATTTATGAACCTTATTTGATACAAAAAGGGCTTATTGAACGAACTCCTCGAGGGAGGAAAGCCACGCGCAACGGATACCTTTATCTTGGAGAAACTCCTCCCGACGATAAAATAAATCAGTTGAAATTTTATGGCGAGGAGGAAGGGAACTAA
- the ispG gene encoding (E)-4-hydroxy-3-methylbut-2-enyl-diphosphate synthase: MTTNIVSIGGLTIGGQAPIRVESMLKFPLSDYDMCLRQCNLLQESGCELLRVAFPENSLYRSLCRLNKESNIPIMADIHFDPELAILAMEAGCPSIRINPGNMPPNKLEGVIRKAQESGTVIRIGANSGSINTRQLQKTNGDRGKALAFAVEEQLTILQRYGFEQIILSAKSTNIAETVQANMYLVQKYSTFPIHIGITEAGPGARGLVRSAAGLSLLLAQGIGNTLRVSLTADSLLEVEAGYEILRSLGLREKGVHLISCPTCGRKRIDVASIVEKIKPLLTQVPNGITVAVMGCEVNGPREAKSADIGVAGSPRGMILFTQGRIVGECTIEDLPIKLVALIEEIKKEKKLKGEGKHSCLSVSREDIF; this comes from the coding sequence ATGACTACGAACATTGTATCTATTGGCGGTTTAACTATAGGAGGACAAGCCCCCATACGTGTCGAAAGTATGCTGAAATTTCCTTTGTCAGATTATGATATGTGCCTTCGCCAATGTAATTTATTACAGGAATCTGGTTGTGAGCTTCTTCGCGTAGCTTTTCCAGAAAACTCTTTATATCGTTCTCTATGTCGCCTAAACAAAGAAAGCAATATTCCAATTATGGCCGATATCCATTTCGATCCAGAGCTAGCTATTTTAGCTATGGAAGCTGGTTGCCCCTCCATTCGTATTAATCCCGGGAATATGCCTCCCAATAAACTGGAAGGAGTTATACGGAAAGCGCAAGAGTCTGGAACTGTCATTCGTATAGGAGCTAATAGCGGTTCCATTAATACTCGACAATTACAAAAAACCAATGGAGATCGAGGGAAAGCCCTCGCTTTCGCAGTAGAAGAACAGCTCACCATTTTACAACGTTACGGGTTTGAGCAAATTATACTTTCAGCTAAATCTACTAATATAGCTGAAACAGTGCAAGCGAACATGTACCTTGTCCAGAAATATTCAACCTTCCCTATTCATATTGGCATAACTGAAGCAGGCCCTGGCGCACGAGGACTTGTTCGAAGTGCAGCTGGTCTATCCCTTTTGCTTGCCCAAGGGATAGGAAATACGTTGCGTGTCAGTCTTACAGCAGATTCTCTTTTAGAAGTAGAAGCTGGCTACGAAATTCTCCGCTCCCTTGGCTTGAGAGAAAAAGGAGTTCACCTTATTTCATGCCCTACATGCGGACGGAAACGAATTGATGTAGCTTCTATAGTTGAAAAAATTAAGCCGCTACTCACGCAGGTACCCAACGGAATCACCGTAGCTGTTATGGGGTGCGAAGTCAATGGACCACGAGAAGCTAAATCTGCAGACATAGGAGTAGCTGGCTCTCCTCGGGGGATGATCCTTTTTACACAAGGACGAATAGTAGGGGAATGTACAATAGAGGACCTTCCTATTAAATTAGTTGCTCTTATAGAAGAAATAAAAAAAGAAAAAAAGCTTAAAGGAGAGGGGAAACACTCATGCCTATCAGTCTCAAGGGAAGACATTTTTTAA
- the rseP gene encoding RIP metalloprotease RseP, producing MISILSFIVVIGICVISHEFGHYITAKACSVQVHEFSFGMGPVLWKHKIERTLWSVRAFPIGGFVRLAGMEEEQPEENVIPGKGFNDKKAWQRFLILFNGPLVNVFLAIILTAFFLSGHGVVNMTSTAVGSIMENLPAQAEGLQAGDLILSVNGESVSNWVEMARSIREAASTGPVTLEIEREGTRFQKTISIPFNSTYGAALLGVRPPFVQYGAFTALKNAFSYTVSMSIEMIQGIIRWALRAQDVEVTGPIGIATMAGEAAKQGIWTFISFLALINLNLGLINLFPFPALDGGRLVFILGEIATRKRLPERVENYIHFVGFVLLISLILFITWKDISRIFSL from the coding sequence ATGATCAGTATATTGTCATTTATAGTAGTCATAGGAATATGTGTTATATCTCATGAATTTGGGCACTATATTACGGCTAAAGCCTGTAGTGTTCAGGTTCATGAATTTTCTTTTGGGATGGGTCCAGTCCTCTGGAAACACAAAATAGAAAGGACACTATGGTCTGTTCGTGCTTTCCCCATCGGCGGATTTGTCCGGCTAGCTGGTATGGAAGAAGAACAGCCGGAAGAAAATGTAATCCCTGGCAAGGGGTTCAATGATAAAAAAGCGTGGCAGAGGTTTCTTATCCTTTTTAACGGTCCTCTTGTTAATGTTTTTTTAGCCATAATACTCACTGCTTTCTTCCTTTCTGGCCACGGCGTAGTAAATATGACTTCTACTGCTGTAGGATCAATTATGGAAAATCTTCCTGCTCAGGCTGAGGGGTTACAAGCAGGAGATTTAATTTTATCTGTCAATGGGGAATCTGTTTCTAATTGGGTAGAGATGGCTCGTTCTATTCGAGAAGCAGCTTCTACAGGACCTGTTACGCTAGAAATCGAACGAGAGGGTACTCGCTTTCAGAAAACCATTTCCATTCCGTTTAATTCCACATATGGTGCAGCTCTTCTCGGGGTACGACCTCCTTTCGTTCAATACGGAGCTTTTACCGCGTTAAAGAATGCTTTTTCTTATACTGTATCTATGAGTATCGAAATGATACAAGGGATCATTCGCTGGGCTCTTCGCGCACAAGATGTCGAAGTTACAGGCCCTATTGGCATAGCAACTATGGCTGGAGAAGCGGCGAAACAAGGGATATGGACGTTTATCTCATTTTTGGCTCTCATCAATCTGAATCTTGGGCTTATTAACCTGTTCCCTTTCCCTGCTCTTGATGGTGGACGGCTTGTATTTATATTAGGAGAAATTGCTACACGGAAAAGATTGCCGGAACGAGTTGAAAATTATATCCATTTTGTAGGCTTCGTGCTTCTTATTTCCCTGATCCTCTTCATTACATGGAAAGACATCAGTCGCATATTTAGCCTATAA
- the dxr gene encoding 1-deoxy-D-xylulose-5-phosphate reductoisomerase: MKNRRIKLAVIGATGSVGSAVLDVCRAFPDSFEVVFLAAHSAVNKMINIAQDFHPEAVVLTNPHAASLFKGKGCSIPVFSGDEALYTMATHPHVDHVVFASSGTAAIKALQGALKEGKEVSLANKESIVVGGPWVMPLVKRDSQLRPLDSEHNAIWQCLRGEMEREVSKIYLTASGGPFRTFTHKELESVTPSMAIAHPVWSMGHKLSIDSATLMNKGIELIEAMFLFRLQSKQVDAVISPGSVVHGVVQFIDGSMKMLASTPDMRLSAASALGYPERLRAMSFVPELSLKELAINFYPPNEKLFPCLALAKEAARRLGPYPALLIGADEGAIEAFVKNKITFTQIPLVIEKAMALYNGGTPTSLDECIEISQWAQHSVQEITGGK; the protein is encoded by the coding sequence TTGAAAAATAGACGTATAAAGCTTGCTGTCATAGGCGCTACAGGGAGTGTAGGAAGTGCTGTGTTAGATGTTTGTCGTGCATTTCCAGACTCCTTTGAGGTTGTATTTTTAGCAGCTCATAGCGCTGTGAACAAAATGATAAATATCGCACAAGATTTCCATCCGGAAGCTGTTGTTTTAACTAACCCTCATGCAGCATCCCTATTTAAGGGGAAGGGGTGTTCTATTCCTGTTTTTTCAGGGGATGAAGCTCTATATACCATGGCTACTCATCCCCATGTTGATCACGTAGTTTTTGCTTCTTCAGGGACAGCCGCTATTAAAGCCCTCCAGGGTGCCCTCAAAGAAGGGAAAGAAGTATCTCTCGCCAATAAAGAGAGTATTGTTGTGGGAGGGCCGTGGGTAATGCCTCTCGTAAAAAGAGATTCTCAACTCCGCCCTTTAGATAGCGAACATAATGCTATTTGGCAATGTTTGAGAGGAGAGATGGAACGCGAGGTCTCAAAAATTTACCTCACGGCTTCTGGTGGGCCTTTTCGAACGTTTACGCACAAAGAATTGGAATCTGTTACTCCTTCCATGGCTATAGCCCATCCTGTATGGAGCATGGGGCATAAATTGAGTATAGACAGCGCCACGCTTATGAACAAAGGAATAGAATTAATAGAAGCTATGTTTTTGTTTCGATTACAGAGCAAGCAAGTAGATGCTGTGATCTCTCCTGGTTCTGTTGTTCACGGCGTCGTCCAATTTATTGATGGATCTATGAAAATGCTTGCTTCTACACCTGACATGCGCCTATCTGCCGCTTCCGCTCTCGGCTACCCAGAGCGACTGAGAGCCATGTCTTTTGTTCCGGAGCTTTCTTTAAAAGAACTCGCTATCAATTTTTATCCCCCGAATGAAAAGCTCTTCCCATGTTTAGCTCTAGCCAAAGAAGCCGCTCGAAGGCTTGGCCCCTACCCCGCATTGCTTATAGGCGCTGATGAAGGAGCTATAGAAGCTTTTGTAAAAAATAAAATTACTTTTACGCAAATTCCCTTAGTGATAGAGAAGGCAATGGCGCTGTATAATGGAGGAACCCCAACATCTCTAGATGAATGTATTGAGATTTCCCAATGGGCGCAACACTCTGTTCAAGAAATAACAGGGGGTAAATAA
- the nadE gene encoding NAD(+) synthase yields MAETYIRSPQKIVATIEKWLAERVQEAGAYGGIVGLSGGIDSAVVAVLLKKVFYNQMLAVIMPCHSIPKDREDAEELIDIFKLPSAVVDLTPTYDRLVRALRQVEENIEPLALSNIKPRLRMTTLYALAQSKGYLVCGASNKAELTIGYFTKHGDSGTDLLPIGDLLKEEVRHTAAYIGIPEKIIQKPPSAGLWKGQTDEKEMGLNYIDIDQYIATGKVGSDIQLQIEKRIRRSQHKRNMPPICLISE; encoded by the coding sequence ATGGCAGAGACATATATTCGTTCTCCACAAAAAATTGTCGCTACCATCGAAAAGTGGTTGGCAGAACGAGTTCAAGAAGCTGGGGCCTACGGAGGAATCGTAGGTCTAAGTGGTGGTATTGACTCAGCCGTAGTTGCCGTTCTCTTGAAAAAAGTTTTTTATAATCAGATGCTCGCTGTTATCATGCCATGCCACAGCATTCCCAAAGATAGAGAGGATGCGGAAGAACTTATCGACATCTTTAAATTACCCTCAGCTGTCGTAGATCTAACGCCGACATATGACAGATTGGTAAGAGCATTACGTCAAGTGGAGGAGAACATAGAACCTCTAGCCTTATCTAATATAAAGCCACGGTTGCGAATGACAACTCTATACGCTCTTGCCCAATCTAAAGGCTACCTTGTCTGTGGAGCAAGCAACAAAGCCGAGTTAACTATTGGGTATTTTACTAAGCATGGTGACTCCGGCACAGACCTTCTCCCTATAGGCGATCTGCTCAAAGAAGAAGTTCGCCATACTGCAGCGTACATTGGCATCCCTGAAAAAATCATCCAGAAACCTCCATCGGCAGGATTGTGGAAAGGGCAAACTGATGAGAAAGAAATGGGTCTCAATTACATCGATATAGATCAATATATAGCTACAGGAAAAGTGGGATCTGACATTCAACTACAGATTGAAAAGCGAATTCGCAGATCTCAACATAAGCGAAACATGCCTCCAATCTGTTTGATTTCGGAATAA
- a CDS encoding SpoIID/LytB domain-containing protein produces the protein MKLLTPIKRIVFTVLFLFNLIGWPLNWMAPVEAASQPIRIGVGIGLSQAVISSGSPIILKEASGKKYRANKAITIRWAGNNRVAIGKHSLKLPLILTSSNPLAYNKVRYRGYIKIEGNGNSFSIVNVLDVEDYVRGVLKMETNPAWPLESLKAQAIISRTYALKNIGKYGSKGFDLTATPDCQVYRGINAETPQTDRAVKETVGIVVTYGSDLALTPFHSDSGGATANVAEVWNSSIPYLKGVQEAISYSSPYSTWEVSLSPQQIQSALSKIGVQVGQIQSIEIGQQDSFGRTVSLVLRGSQGATQIKSNQFRMAIGPTVLRSTFFSAVNGQHLSLKAQSVPNSPVPPSAPEQRNNVGITNSDGPLTFEEEQTMIDLTKQGAFSSHEMIDMLMNPEKKKLYLLKALKQGEPKKQSNSVITNTKSGAGQIRPSSGGFVFKGRGWGHGVGLSQWGAKSLAENGWKYSQILQHYYPGTKLSRR, from the coding sequence ATGAAGCTTTTGACCCCGATAAAACGTATAGTATTTACTGTGCTATTCCTTTTCAACCTCATAGGATGGCCTTTAAACTGGATGGCTCCAGTGGAAGCTGCTTCACAACCTATTCGAATCGGAGTAGGGATAGGCCTCTCGCAGGCAGTTATTTCCTCAGGCTCTCCCATTATTTTGAAAGAAGCTTCCGGGAAAAAATATCGAGCTAATAAAGCAATTACTATTAGATGGGCTGGAAATAACCGCGTAGCCATAGGGAAACATTCTTTAAAACTCCCCTTAATTTTAACGAGTTCCAATCCGCTCGCTTATAATAAAGTCCGATATCGTGGATATATCAAAATAGAGGGGAATGGCAACTCTTTTAGCATAGTCAACGTGCTCGATGTGGAAGACTATGTGAGAGGAGTCCTCAAAATGGAAACAAACCCGGCTTGGCCTTTAGAATCTCTTAAAGCTCAGGCTATTATATCTAGAACATATGCTCTTAAAAATATAGGGAAATATGGAAGCAAGGGGTTTGATCTCACGGCCACCCCCGATTGTCAAGTATATCGAGGCATCAATGCCGAAACACCACAAACAGATAGAGCGGTGAAAGAGACTGTGGGAATCGTAGTAACATATGGCTCAGACTTGGCCCTGACTCCTTTTCACTCTGATAGTGGAGGAGCCACAGCTAATGTAGCAGAGGTATGGAACAGTTCTATCCCATACTTAAAAGGGGTACAGGAAGCCATTTCGTATTCATCTCCTTATTCTACGTGGGAAGTTTCTCTCTCCCCGCAACAAATTCAGTCGGCTCTTAGTAAAATCGGAGTTCAGGTAGGACAGATACAGAGCATTGAAATCGGGCAGCAAGATTCTTTTGGAAGAACAGTTTCTCTTGTGCTGAGGGGAAGCCAGGGGGCAACCCAGATAAAATCCAACCAATTCAGAATGGCTATAGGGCCTACTGTGTTAAGGAGCACTTTCTTCTCCGCCGTTAATGGTCAACATCTTTCTTTGAAAGCCCAATCGGTGCCTAATTCACCTGTCCCCCCCTCTGCACCCGAACAACGCAATAATGTCGGTATTACGAACAGTGATGGCCCGTTAACCTTTGAAGAAGAACAGACTATGATCGATCTCACAAAACAAGGAGCTTTTTCCAGCCACGAAATGATCGACATGCTCATGAACCCTGAAAAGAAAAAATTGTACCTTTTAAAAGCTCTTAAACAAGGGGAACCAAAAAAACAAAGCAATTCTGTCATTACAAATACAAAATCTGGGGCAGGACAGATTCGACCGTCTTCTGGAGGTTTTGTGTTCAAGGGCAGAGGGTGGGGGCATGGGGTAGGTCTCTCCCAGTGGGGGGCAAAAAGCCTAGCAGAAAACGGTTGGAAATACTCTCAAATATTGCAACACTATTACCCTGGGACAAAACTTTCAAGACGATAG
- a CDS encoding DUF2905 domain-containing protein, whose product MQDIGKIFIFIGIVLVIAGIAFLLFSKLNLPLGRLPGDITYTKKNVTIFAPITTMLIISIVLTLVLNIINRWIK is encoded by the coding sequence ATGCAAGACATCGGAAAAATTTTTATCTTTATCGGTATAGTTCTAGTGATAGCTGGCATTGCTTTCTTGCTCTTTAGCAAACTTAATCTTCCTCTAGGGCGTTTGCCTGGCGACATAACATATACTAAGAAAAATGTAACAATTTTTGCCCCCATAACAACAATGCTTATAATCAGCATTGTCTTGACGCTCGTGCTTAACATTATAAATCGCTGGATAAAATAA
- the ruvA gene encoding Holliday junction branch migration protein RuvA produces MLRSIEGKVLHLGEEGVILDVNGLGFDILCSGSALRLCEEKEVVRLTTYLQITDNGASLFGFSCEQERNIFLKLITVKGVGGRVGLAILRSLNPSQVIRAVATSDLDTFLQVPGVGKKTAERLCFELKRHITEDMLADFEDIDLPVVEVRNTVAAALRSLGFSQNEVYGAMNRLKRQMGADFDAATEEILLKGALRELKRN; encoded by the coding sequence GTGCTAAGAAGTATAGAAGGGAAAGTGTTGCATCTTGGAGAAGAAGGCGTCATTCTTGATGTAAATGGGTTGGGCTTCGATATTCTATGCTCTGGCAGTGCCTTACGGTTATGTGAGGAGAAAGAGGTAGTCCGTCTCACTACCTACCTGCAAATAACAGATAATGGAGCTTCTCTCTTCGGCTTTTCCTGTGAACAGGAACGAAATATATTCTTAAAGCTCATTACTGTAAAGGGGGTAGGAGGACGTGTGGGGTTAGCTATCCTTCGTTCTCTAAATCCCAGCCAAGTAATAAGAGCTGTTGCGACATCAGATCTCGACACTTTTTTGCAGGTACCAGGAGTGGGAAAGAAAACAGCAGAACGCCTTTGTTTCGAACTTAAACGTCATATTACTGAAGACATGCTAGCAGATTTTGAAGATATTGATCTACCTGTCGTGGAGGTTCGGAATACAGTGGCTGCAGCCCTTCGCTCCCTTGGATTCTCACAAAACGAAGTCTATGGCGCAATGAATCGTCTAAAAAGACAAATGGGCGCAGATTTTGACGCTGCTACGGAAGAGATATTGCTTAAGGGAGCTCTTCGTGAATTAAAGCGGAACTGA
- the argF gene encoding ornithine carbamoyltransferase: MPISLKGRHFLTLKDFTEQEIYYLLDLASKLKAKKRAGIRGDLLAGKNIALLFEKASTRTRCAFTVACIDEGGHAEYLGKNDIHLGGKEDVKDTARVLGRMFDGIEFRGYKQSVVEELAQYAGVPVWNGLTDTYHPTQILADFLTLQENFGTNLEGIRLVYIGDGRNNMANSLMIGSAKLGLHFTICAPSSLFPEERLYQECLALASKTGGAISLKQDPKEAVKGAHALYTDVWASMGEEAQQEAREALLRPYQINTELMEATGNPQTIFLHCLPAYKGKEVTEEVFESRASKVFDEAENRLHTIKAVMVATIGNL; encoded by the coding sequence ATGCCTATCAGTCTCAAGGGAAGACATTTTTTAACTCTGAAAGATTTTACAGAACAAGAGATCTATTATCTTCTGGACTTAGCTTCAAAATTGAAAGCTAAGAAAAGGGCAGGGATACGGGGAGATTTGCTTGCGGGAAAGAATATAGCATTACTCTTCGAGAAGGCTTCTACTCGAACTCGCTGTGCTTTTACAGTAGCCTGTATTGATGAAGGTGGACATGCTGAATATCTCGGGAAAAACGACATCCATCTTGGCGGCAAAGAAGATGTAAAAGATACAGCACGCGTTCTGGGCAGGATGTTCGACGGAATCGAATTTCGAGGGTATAAACAATCAGTGGTAGAAGAGTTAGCTCAATATGCGGGTGTTCCTGTATGGAATGGCCTTACAGATACATATCACCCTACACAAATACTGGCAGATTTCCTGACGCTTCAAGAGAATTTCGGTACAAATCTAGAGGGGATACGACTTGTCTATATAGGAGACGGTCGTAACAATATGGCAAATTCTCTCATGATCGGATCGGCTAAACTAGGTCTTCACTTCACCATTTGTGCCCCATCTTCTCTCTTCCCTGAAGAACGCCTCTATCAAGAATGTTTAGCTTTGGCAAGCAAAACTGGTGGGGCCATATCTTTAAAGCAGGATCCTAAAGAGGCTGTTAAGGGAGCTCATGCTCTTTATACAGATGTGTGGGCCTCTATGGGAGAGGAAGCCCAGCAAGAGGCAAGAGAAGCATTGCTGCGTCCTTACCAAATCAATACAGAACTTATGGAAGCGACAGGAAACCCGCAAACTATCTTTCTTCATTGCCTTCCAGCCTATAAAGGCAAGGAAGTGACAGAAGAAGTCTTTGAATCTAGGGCTTCTAAGGTTTTTGATGAGGCTGAAAATCGTCTTCACACTATCAAGGCTGTTATGGTAGCCACCATCGGTAATCTTTAA